The proteins below are encoded in one region of Rhododendron vialii isolate Sample 1 chromosome 7a, ASM3025357v1:
- the LOC131332184 gene encoding phospho-2-dehydro-3-deoxyheptonate aldolase 1, chloroplastic has translation MALASNTSLLPTKPLYQTQTLLPSSQSLSTKPRSLKPISAVHSTDPSKTPISTTTTKAPAAAVATVGTTTVTTTKWAVDSWKKKTALQLPEYPDQGELDAVLKTLEAFPPIVFAGEARNLEERLGEAAMGNAFLLQGGDCAESFKEFHANNIRDTFRILLQMGAVLMFGGQMPVVKVGRMAGQFAKPRSDNFEEKNGVKLPSYRGDNINGDAFDSKSRIPDPHRMIRAYCQSAATLNLLRAFATGGYAAMQRVNQWNMDFTEHSEQGDRYRELANRVDEALGFMAAAGLTVDHPIMTTTDFWTSHECLLLPYEQSLTRLDSTSGLYYDCSAHFVWVGERTRQLDGAHVEFLRGVANPLGIKVSDKMDPSQLVKLIEILNPQNKPGRITIITRMGAENMRVKLPHLIRAVRREGQIVTWVSDPMHGNTIKAPCGLKTRPFDAIRAEVRAFFDVHEQEGSHPGGVHLEMTGQNVTECIGGSRTVTFDDLSSRYHTHCDPRLNASQSLELAFIIAERLRKRRLGSQQRSLGL, from the exons ATGGCTCTCGCAAGCAACACCTCTCTCCTCCCCACCAAACCCTTGTACCAAACCCAAACCCTCCTCCCTTCCTCCCAATCCCTCTCCACCAAACCAAGATCCCTCAAACCCATCTCAGCCGTCCACTCCACCGACCCCTCCAAGACCCCcatatcaacaacaacaacaaaggcacCCGCCGCGGCCGTCGCGACTGTAGGGACCACAACGGTTACAACTACGAAGTGGGCGGTGGACAGCTGGAAGAAGAAGACGGCGCTGCAGCTGCCGGAGTACCCGGATCAGGGGGAGCTTGACGCGGTGCTCAAGACCCTCGAGGCCTTCCCGCCGATAGTGTTCGCCGGGGAGGCGAGGAACCTGGAGGAGCGCCTCGGCGAGGCGGCGATGGGGAACGCTTTCCTGCTGCAGGGCGGGGATTGCGCGGAGAGTTTCAAGGAGTTTCATGCGAATAACATTAGGGATACGTTTAGGATTTTGCTACAGATGGGGGCCGTGTTGATGTTCGGTGGACAAATGCCTGTGGTCAAG GTGGGAAGAATGGCGGGTCAATTTGCAAAACCCAGATCGGATAATTTCGAGGAGAAGAACGGAGTGAAGCTGCCAAGTTACAGAGGAGATAACATCAACGGAGACGCCTTTGATTCCAAGTCGAGGATTCCAGACCCGCATAGGATGATTAGGGCCTACTGTCAATCTGCGGCTACTCTCAATCTATTGAGGGCTTTTGCCACCGGAGGGTATGCTGCAATGCAGAGGGTCAACCAGTGGAATATGGATTTCACAGAGCACAGCGAACAGGGAGACAG GTATCGAGAACTAGCTAACCGTGTTGATGAGGCCCTTGGATTCATGGCTGCTGCTGGACTTACAGTGGACCATCCTATTATGACAACCACCGACTTTTGGACGTCTCATGAATGCTTGCTCTTACCTTACGAGCAGTCTCTCACAAGGTTGGATTCAACATCCGGCCTCTACTATGATTGTTCTGCCCATTTCGTCTGGGTTGGGGAACGAACTCGACAACTTGATGGTGCCCATGTTGAGTTCTTGAGAGGCGTTGCTAATCCCCTTGGAATTAAG GTGAGTGACAAAATGGATCCGAGTCAGCTGGTTAAGCTCATTGAGATTTTGAATCCTCAGAACAAACCAGGGAGGATTACAATTATCACTAGAATGGGAGCAGAGAACATGAGGGTGAAGCTTCCTCATCTAATTAGGGCGGTTCGAAGGGAAGGGCAAATCGTGACTTGGGTTAGTGATCCTATGCATGGAAACACTATCAAGGCTCCTTGCGGTCTCAAAACTCGCCCCTTCGACGCCATCAGG GCTGAAGTAAGAGCATTCTTTGATGTCCATGAGCAAGAAGGAAGTCACCCGGGGGGAGTACACTTAGAGATGACTGGCCAAAACGTGACAGAGTGCATCGGTGGGTCCCGAACCGTGACTTTTGATGACCTCAGTTCCCGCTACCATACCCACTGCGATCCTAGGCTCAATGCTTCTCAATCACTTGAGCTTGCTTTTATTATCGCAGAGAGGCTACGGAAGAGGCGGCTTGGATCCCAGCAGCGTTCATTAGGGCTTTAG
- the LOC131332186 gene encoding serine/threonine-protein kinase SAPK2-like, whose amino-acid sequence MERYEIVKDLGFGNFGVAKLVRDKWTREQFAVKFIERGQKIDEHVQREIMNHRSLKHPNIVRFKEVLLTPTHLAIVMEYAAGGELFQRICNAGRFNEDEARFFFQQLISGVSYCHSMEICHRDLKLENTLLDGSAAPRVKICDFGYSKSAVFHSQPKSTVGTPAYIAPEVLSKREYDGKLADVWSCGVTLYVMLVGAYPFQDPAEPNNFRNTICRILDVHYSIPDYVRISIECRHLLSRIFVANPEKRITMPEIKRHLWFLKNLPIELMEGGTYQSFDVNNPSQSMEEVLVIIQEARKPSEGLMIGDRFMGGSTDLVDDLDDDDADIEDIGASGEFVCPL is encoded by the exons ATGGAGCGCTACGAAATTGTGAAAGACTTAGGGTTTGGTAACTTCGGAGTCGCCAAGCTTGTTAGAGATAAGTGGACCAGAGAGCAATTTGCTGTCAAATTCATCGAGAGAGGCCAAAAG ATTGATGAACATGTACAGAGGGAAATCATGAATCACAGGTCATTGAAGCATCCCAATATCGTTAGATTCAAAGAG GTCTTACTTACACCTACTCATCTTGCCATAGTGATGGAGTATGCCGCGGGAGGAGAGCTCTTCCAGAGGATATGCAATGCTGGCAGATTCAATGAGGACGAG GCAAGATTCttttttcaacagttgatatcaGGGGTCAGCTACTGTCATTCAATG GAAATTTGTCATAGGGATCTAAAGCTTGAAAATACACTTTTAGATGGAAGCGCGGCACCACGTGTCAAAATATGTGATTTTGGATACTCCAAG TCAGCTGTATTTCATTCTCAACCAAAATCGACTGTTGGAACACCAGCCTACATTGCACCTGAGGTCCTGTCAAAAAGAGAATATGATGGAAAG CTTGCAGATGTGTGGTCTTGTGGGGTCACTTTATATGTGATGCTTGTTGGAGCTTATCCCTTTCAAGATCCCGCAGAACCTAATAACTTCAGAAATACTATCTGT CGGATACTTGATGTACATTATTCAATTCCAGATTATGTCCGTATTTCCATAGAGTGTAGACATCTTCTGTCCAGGATATTTGTGGCTAACCCAGAAAAG AGAATAACAATGCCAGAAATCAAAAGACATCTATGGTTTTTAAAGAACTTGCCTATTGAATTGATGGAAGGAGGAACCTACCAAAGCTTTGACGTAAATAATCCCTCCCAAAGCATGGAAGAGGTACTGGTGATAATACAGGAGGCACGGAAACCTTCTGAGGGGCTCATGATCGGGGATCGGTTTATGGGAGGCAGCACGGATCTAGTTGATGACTTGGATGATGATGATGCAGATATAGAAGATATAGGAGCAAGTGGCGAATTTGTGTGTCCATTGTAA
- the LOC131334093 gene encoding 14-3-3-like protein C yields MAREEYVYMAKLAEQAERYEEMVEFMEKVSAAASDSEELTVEERNLLSVAYKNVIGARRASWRIISSIEQKEESRGNEDHVTAIKGYRSKIESELSSICDGILKLLDSRLIPAAAAGDSKVFYLKMKGDYHRYLAEFKTGSDRKEAAESTLTAYKAAQDIATAELAPTHPIRLGLALNFSVFYYEILNSPDRACNLAKQAFDEAIAELDTLGEESYKDSTLIMQLLRDNLTLWTSDMQEDGADEIKEAPKPDDES; encoded by the exons ATGGCGCGTGAGGAGTACGTGTACATGGCGAAGCTGGCCGAGCAGGCCGAGCGCTACGAGGAGATGGTCGAGTTCATGGAGAAGGTCTCCGCGGCGGCCTCCGACTCCGAGGAGCTCACGGTCGAGGAGCGCAACCTCCTCTCCGTCGCCTACAAGAACGTGATCGGCGCGCGCCGGGCCTCGTGGCGCATCATCTCCTCGATCGAGCAGAAGGAGGAGTCGCGCGGGAACGAGGACCACGTGACGGCCATCAAGGGGTACCGGTCCAAGATCGAGTCGGAGCTCTCGTCGATCTGCGACGGGATCCTGAAGTTGCTCGACTCGAGGCTGATACCGGCCGCCGCGGCCGGGGACTCCAAGGTTTTCTACTTGAAGATGAAGGGGGATTACCATAGGTACCTGGCGGAGTTCAAGACCGGGTCGGATCGGAAGGAGGCCGCCGAGAGTACCCTCACCGCTTACAAGGCGGCGCAG GATATTGCAACCGCTGAACTTGCTCCAACGCATCCAATCCGGCTTGGGCTTGCTCTTAACTTTTCTGTATTTTACTATGAGATTCTAAATTCTCCCGACCGTGCTTGCAACCTTGCCAAACAG GCTTTTGATGAAGCAATTGCTGAATTGGATACCTTGGGAGAGGAGTCTTACAAGGATAGCACCTTGATTATGCAACTTCTTAGGGACAACCTCACTCTGTGGACCTCAGATATGCAG GAGGACGGGGCAGACGAGATTAAAGAAGCCCCCAAGCCTGACGATGAATCGTAG